From Camelina sativa cultivar DH55 chromosome 7, Cs, whole genome shotgun sequence, one genomic window encodes:
- the LOC104702275 gene encoding zinc finger CCCH domain-containing protein 16-like isoform X1 — protein MRKELCRNFQRGSCRYGENCRFLHPQQAKPNNPFGFGSQQQQQQPQQQKSSNPFGFVVQSGGASSRPNQFQPFENTWSRTGSTPSAAGGGASAQQTTGGKQTQSTDHKCTDPAACKRVMQDDFKNERPMWKLTCYGHWKYFPCDVTGDISYEELRALAYDEAKRGIPLQSIVERERNLQNSKIAEFENFLRNPYKGSVTANQSPFAAPTPSIFPPTNQINSSPPAFAGFNQQAAFPNTNAGGLSSSGPLNAFASFSHQSNNQQTTFPNTNAGGVSSSGPPNLFASFNQQSNNQQAAFPNTNAGGVSSSGPSNAFASFNKQPNAFGVNTPQPIPTGPSGFQTHPSVAFKPASFGPGPGLPTTPQNNNIFGRPTPTPAPNTSQTAFNFNVPVASFTAPAVDTTNTSSGTELQIQGDPVDSSIWLKEKWNPGEIPEQAPPDAFV, from the exons ATGAGAAAGGAACTGTGCAGAAACTTTCAGCGAGGCAG TTGTAGGTATGGGGAAAATTGTAGATTTCTTCATCCACAACAGGCTAAACCAAATAATCCCTTTGGCTTTggttcacaacaacaacaacagcagccgCAGCAACAAAAGAGTTCTAACCCTTTTGGATTTGTTGTACAAAGTGGTGGTGCTTCCAGCAGACCCAATCAATTCCAG CCTTTTGAGAACACATGGTCACGGACGGGTTCTACACCTAGTGCTGCTGGTGGTGGTGCTTCTGCGCAGCAGACTACTGGTGGTAAACAGACGCAGTCTACAGACCATAA ATGCACAGATCCTGCTGCGTGTAAGCGGGTAATGCAAGACGATTTTAAGAATGAGAGACCCATGTGGAAACTCACATGCTACGGCCACTGGAAATA tTTTCCCTGTGACGTTACTGGTGATATCAGCTATGAAGAGCTACGTGCATTGGCATACGACGAAGCTAAACGAGGAATACCTCTACAGTCTATT GTTGAGAGGGAAAGAAATTTGCAAAACTCCAAAATAGCTGAGTTTGAAAACTTTCTGCGGAATCCATACAAAGGCTCTGTTACCGCCAACCAAAGCCCGTTTGCTGCACCCACTCCTAGTATATTCCCACCAACCAATCAGATCAattcttctcctccagcatTCGCTGGCTTTAATCAACAAGCTGCATTCCCCAATACCAATGCTGGTGGACTCAG TTCATCTGGACCTCTGAATGCCTTTGCAAGCTTCagtcaccaatcaaataatcaaCAAACTACATTTCCCAATACCAATGCTGGTGGAGTCAG TTCATCTGGACCTCCAaatctatttgcaagctttaatCAACAATCGAACAATCAACAAGCTGCATTCCCAAATACCAATGCTGGTGGAGTCAG TTCATCTGGACCTTCGAATGCCTTTGCAAGCTTTAATAAACAACCAAATGCTTTCGGCGTCAATACACCTCAACCTATTCCTACAG GTCCCTCTGGTTTTCAAACCCATCCATCAGTAGCATTCAAACCAGCGTCATTTGGACCTGGACCTGGACTCCCCACAACTCCACAAAACAATAACATATTTGGTCGACCAACTCCAACGCCGGCTCCCAACACTTCCCAGACCGCATTCAACTTCAATGTCCCTGTTGCATCTTTCACTGCTCCTGCTGTAGACACAACAAATACATCTTCCGG AACCGAGCTGCAAATACAAGGTGATCCTGTTGATAGT
- the LOC104702275 gene encoding zinc finger CCCH domain-containing protein 16-like isoform X2, giving the protein MRKELCRNFQRGSCRYGENCRFLHPQQAKPNNPFGFGSQQQQQQPQQQKSSNPFGFVVQSGGASSRPNQFQPFENTWSRTGSTPSAAGGGASAQQTTGGKQTQSTDHKCTDPAACKRVMQDDFKNERPMWKLTCYGHWKYFPCDVTGDISYEELRALAYDEAKRGIPLQSIVERERNLQNSKIAEFENFLRNPYKGSVTANQSPFAAPTPSIFPPTNQINSSPPAFAGFNQQAAFPNTNAGGLSSSGPLNAFASFSHQSNNQQTTFPNTNAGGVSSSGPSNAFASFNKQPNAFGVNTPQPIPTGPSGFQTHPSVAFKPASFGPGPGLPTTPQNNNIFGRPTPTPAPNTSQTAFNFNVPVASFTAPAVDTTNTSSGTELQIQGDPVDSSIWLKEKWNPGEIPEQAPPDAFV; this is encoded by the exons ATGAGAAAGGAACTGTGCAGAAACTTTCAGCGAGGCAG TTGTAGGTATGGGGAAAATTGTAGATTTCTTCATCCACAACAGGCTAAACCAAATAATCCCTTTGGCTTTggttcacaacaacaacaacagcagccgCAGCAACAAAAGAGTTCTAACCCTTTTGGATTTGTTGTACAAAGTGGTGGTGCTTCCAGCAGACCCAATCAATTCCAG CCTTTTGAGAACACATGGTCACGGACGGGTTCTACACCTAGTGCTGCTGGTGGTGGTGCTTCTGCGCAGCAGACTACTGGTGGTAAACAGACGCAGTCTACAGACCATAA ATGCACAGATCCTGCTGCGTGTAAGCGGGTAATGCAAGACGATTTTAAGAATGAGAGACCCATGTGGAAACTCACATGCTACGGCCACTGGAAATA tTTTCCCTGTGACGTTACTGGTGATATCAGCTATGAAGAGCTACGTGCATTGGCATACGACGAAGCTAAACGAGGAATACCTCTACAGTCTATT GTTGAGAGGGAAAGAAATTTGCAAAACTCCAAAATAGCTGAGTTTGAAAACTTTCTGCGGAATCCATACAAAGGCTCTGTTACCGCCAACCAAAGCCCGTTTGCTGCACCCACTCCTAGTATATTCCCACCAACCAATCAGATCAattcttctcctccagcatTCGCTGGCTTTAATCAACAAGCTGCATTCCCCAATACCAATGCTGGTGGACTCAG TTCATCTGGACCTCTGAATGCCTTTGCAAGCTTCagtcaccaatcaaataatcaaCAAACTACATTTCCCAATACCAATGCTGGTGGAGTCAG TTCATCTGGACCTTCGAATGCCTTTGCAAGCTTTAATAAACAACCAAATGCTTTCGGCGTCAATACACCTCAACCTATTCCTACAG GTCCCTCTGGTTTTCAAACCCATCCATCAGTAGCATTCAAACCAGCGTCATTTGGACCTGGACCTGGACTCCCCACAACTCCACAAAACAATAACATATTTGGTCGACCAACTCCAACGCCGGCTCCCAACACTTCCCAGACCGCATTCAACTTCAATGTCCCTGTTGCATCTTTCACTGCTCCTGCTGTAGACACAACAAATACATCTTCCGG AACCGAGCTGCAAATACAAGGTGATCCTGTTGATAGT
- the LOC104702276 gene encoding 50S ribosomal protein L31, chloroplastic-like — translation MAVSLPNSFLQINPCVPSMELRKPAMAALVGGAKGKGKQSARSSSSSNTSVVQITCRKKDLHPEFHEDAKVYCNGELVMTTGGTKKEYVVDVWSGNHPFYLGNRSALMVDADQVEKFRKRFAGLSEIMEIPVLKGEIVMPTKKGKGPGKGKKK, via the exons ATGGCGGTTTCACTCCCGAACTCGTTTCTTCAGATCAATCCATGTGTTCCTTCTATGGAATTGAGAAAG CCGGCTATGGCGGCATTGGTTGGCGGCGCGAAAGGAAAAGGGAAACAATCGGcgagaagcagcagcagcagcaataCGTCGGTGGTTCAAATAACATGTCGTAAGAAAGATTTGCATCCAGAGTTCCACGAAGACGCCAAGGTTTACTGTAACGGAGAGCTGGTGATGACGACTGGAGGAACCAAGAAAGAGTATGTTGTTGATGTTTGGTCAGGTAACCATCCTTTTTACCTCGGTAACCGCTCGGCTTTGATGGTTGATGCTGATCAAGTCGAGAAGTTTCGTAAGAGGTTCGCTGGGCTTTCCGAGATTATGGAGATTCCTGTGCTTAAAGGAGAGATTGTTATGCCTACCAAGAAAGGTAAAGGTCCTGGCAAAGGCAAGAAGAAATGA
- the LOC104702277 gene encoding uncharacterized protein LOC104702277, whose amino-acid sequence MKQFEYHGVEAEKAEAMRRYNNRRSYPNFLRLAAVASLCYLWFPTVAVLLQTVAGLIYRTGSALINDRTVAFVFANILAVLIFLLSGESNDEKSSSSSSNEPDLYDQYTSSFSAVTVTAPDEKVVEVDVDSNKQIVPTAEVEEAVTTKKEIVTANVVEHDESNKQIVPAYFPEVSADEASEEKAVTTTRVHRRTKSEAKKKKSGAVTEYRRTESANEVEMERLSSEEFRLKVESFIMETKRSLILENDVVDYSRSMTWI is encoded by the coding sequence atgaagcaGTTTGAGTACCATGGCGTGGAGGCGGAGAAAGCGGAAGCGATGAGGAGATACAACAACCGTAGAAGCTACCCTAACTTTCTACGTTTAGCCGCCGTAGCTTCTCTCTGTTACTTATGGTTCCCAACTGTGGCGGTTTTGTTACAAACCGTCGCCGGTTTGATTTACCGGACCGGATCGGCTTTGATAAACGATCGTACTGTCGCCTTCGTCTTCGCTAACATACTCGCCGTTTTGATCTTCCTTCTCTCCGGCGAGAGCAACGACGAgaagagtagtagtagtagtagtaacgaACCAGATCTCTACGATCAGTACACATCTTCTTTCTCCGCCGTAACCGTAACCGCCCCCGATGAGAAAGTGGTGGAAGTCGATGTTGATTCGAACAAGCAAATCGTTCCGACGGCGGAGGTTGAAGAGGCGGTTACGACGAAGAAGGAGATCGTTACGGCGAATGTGGTGGAGCACGATGAATCGAACAAGCAAATCGTTCCGGCGTATTTCCCGGAGGTTTCTGCGGATGAGGCTAGTGAGGAGAAGGCGGTTACGACGACGAGAGTTCATAGGAGGACGAAATCGGAggcgaagaaaaagaaatcaggGGCGGTGACAGAGTACCGGAGAACGGAATCGGCGAATGAGGTGGAGATGGAGAGGCTGAGCAGTGAAGAGTTTCGTTTGAAGGTAGAGAGCTTCATAATGGAGACGAAGAGAAGCCTTATTCtagaaaacgacgtcgttgaTTATTCAAGGTCGATGACTTGGATCTAG
- the LOC109124686 gene encoding phosphatidylinositol/phosphatidylcholine transfer protein SFH5-like: MSGSLDRLARPCFEGCSSNDERRERRSDFEVSEDEKKTRIGNFNFKKKAAKASSKLRHSLKKKSSSRRRSGDRNFSLTIEDIHDVEELRAVDEFRHLLVSENLLPPTLDDYHIMLRFLKARKFDIGKTKLMWSNMIQWRKDFGTDTIFEDFEFEELDEVLKYYPHGYHGVDKEGRPVYIERLGQVNPIMLMQVTTVERFIRYHVREFEKTINIKLPACCIAAKRHIDSSTTILDVQGVGFKNFSKPARDLIIQLQKIDNDNYPETLHRMFIINGGSGFKLVWATVKQFLDPKTVTKIHVIGNKYQSKLLEMIDASQLPDFLGGTCTCADRGGCMRSDKGPWNDSEILKMVQSGGPLCRHNSALNSFSRMSSSEKPSFSGIKMSDTSTAESGSEVEEMASPKVNRGIRMPKLTPVCEDIRANGRSNPTDSSEYDSPMVDKVVDVAWMAHEKPKASEGSDCTPGLGKTGLVSHIWMWLTAFLVNLLTLITAVALPQSKRHSQSETSVHETIARESLPPSPASASTTERNVFSSVVNRLGDLEKQVETLHSKRHEMPPEKEELLNTAVYRVDALEAELIATKKALHEALVRQDDLLAYIDRAEDEKYHKKKKACW, encoded by the exons ATGTCAGGCTCTCTTGATCGACTCGCGAGGCCTT gttttGAAGGGTGTTCGAGCAACGATGAGAGAAGAGAACGGAGGTCAGATTTCGAAGTATCTGAGgatgagaagaaaacaagaatcgGGAATTTCAATTTCAAGAAGAAAGCAGCGAAAGCTTCCAGCAAACTCAGACACTCGCTGAAGAAGAAAAGCAGCAGCAGGAGGAGAAGCGGCGATCGTAATTTCTCTCTCACCATTGAAGACATTCACGACGTCGAGGAGCTGCGTGCTGTTGACGAGTTCCGTCATTTGCTCGTCTCTGAGAATTTGCTTCCTCCTACACTTGATGATTATCACATTATGTTGAG ATTCTTGAAAGCTAGGAAGTTTGATATTGGAAAAACTAAGTTAATGTGGAGTAATATGATTCAATGGAGGAAAGATTTTGGCACAGACACAATTTTCGAG GATTTTGAGTTCGAAGAGTTAGATGAGGTTCTGAAATACTACCCTCATGGTTATCATGGTGTTGACAAAGAAGGAAGACCTGTTTACATTGAAAGATTAGGACAAGTTAATCCAATTATGCTCATGCAAGTCACTACAGTTGAAAGATTCATTAGGTATCATGTTCGAGAGTTTGAGAAAACTATCAACATTAAGCTTCCAGCTTGCTGCATTGCTGCTAAGAGACACATTGACTCTAGCACAACTATTCTAGACGTCCAAGGCGtg GGATTCAAGAACTTTTCTAAGCCTGCGAGGGATCTCATAATCCAGCTGCAAAAGATTGACAATGATAACTACCCTGAG ACACTTCATCGTATGTTCATCATCAATGGTGGTTCTGGTTTTAAGCTAGTTTGGGCCACTGTGAAACAATTTCTTGATCCAAAAACAGTCACGAAGATTCAT GTTATTGGTAACAAGTACCAAAGCAAATTACTTGAGATGATTGATGCAAG CCAGCTGCCAGATTTTCTTGGTGGTACTTGCACCTGTGCCGATCGAGGTGGTTGTATGAGATCTGATAAAGGTCCCTGGAATGACTCAGAGATATTAAAG ATGGTTCAAAGTGGTGGACCGCTCTGCAGGCATAATTCAGCTCTAAACAGTTTTTCTCGTATGTCTTCGAGCGAGAAGCCATCTTTTTCTGGG ATAAAAATGAGTGACACCTCCACAGCAGAATCAGGGTCTGAAGTGGAAGAGATGGCTTCTCCAAAAGTAAATAGAGGGATTCGTATGCCCAAGCTGACTCCTGTTTGTGAAGAT ATTAGGGCCAATGGTAGATCAAATCCTACTGATTCATCAGAGTATGATTCACCAATGGTGGACAAAGTTGTGGATGTTGCTTGGATGGCCCATGAAAAGCCAAAGGCCTCAGAAG GTTCAGACTGTACTCCCGGTTTGGGCAAAACAGGATTGGTTAGTCATATCTGGATGTGGCTAACCGCGTTCCTTGTAAACTTGCTTACGCTTATCACAGCTGTGGCTCTGCCACAGAGTAAAAGACACTCCCAGTCTGAAACCTCAGTTCATGAAACAATCGCTAGAGAGTCTCTTCCTCCTTCACCGGCTTCTGCTAGTACCACGGAGAGAAATGTGTTTTCTTCTGTTGTAAACAGACTAGGAGATCTTGAGAAACAGGTTGAAACACTGCACTCGAAGCGACATGAGATGCCTCCTGAGAAAGAGGAGTTGCTTAACACAGCTGTTTATCGCGTGGATGCACTTGAAGCAGAGCTCATCGCTACAAAAAAG GCTTTGCATGAGGCTTTAGTGAGACAAGATGATCTTTTGGCGTACATAGACCGAGCAGAAGATGAGAAGTATCACAAGAAAAAGAAGGCGTGCTGGTGA
- the LOC104702280 gene encoding bifunctional nuclease 1: MRSLQAPVVCPTIRPRQVSGACASLVNYTGLKPRRQFWGNHPNKGVKSHQVTTTTITLRFCNRSTIKCVFSSHSDGTGSTAENFNEHDEDYVKSSVVEAVEVRSGADGFMVKMRDGRQLRCVHNNPQGGHLPDYAPHPAIVLKMEDGTGLLLPIIVLEMPTVLLMAAMTNVQIARPTMYQVVKEMVDKMGYEVRLVRVTKRVHEAYFAQLYLSKVGNASDCISFDLRPSDAINIAVRCKVPIQVNKYLAYSDGMRVIESGKLSTPAPASDGLLFIEQDRPNGQACLDTKEFNILRNMMQAVDEERYDEAAEWRDKLGQFRAKRNLKKYT; the protein is encoded by the exons ATGAGGTCGCTTCAAGCACCAGTTGTATGCCCTACGATTCGTCCAAGACAAGTTAGTGGTGCATGTGCTTCACTTGTCAACTACACTGGTTTGAAACCGAGAAGACAATTCTGGGGTAATCATCCGAACAAAGGTGTCAAGTCTCATCAGGTTACCACAACAACAATCACTCTTAGATTCTGCAACAGGAGTACTATTAAGTGTGTTTTCAGCTCTCACTCTGATGGTACTGGAAGCACCGCTGAGAATTTTAATGAACACGATGAAGATTATGTTAAATCTAGTGTTGTGGAAGCTG ttgAAGTAAGGAGTGGAGCAGATGGTTTCATGGTTAAGATGAGGGATGGTAGGCAACTACGATGTGTTCATAACAATCCTCAAGGAGGGCATTTACCAGATTATGCTCCACACCCTGCTATTGTTTTGAAAATGGAAGATGGAACTGGTCTTCTCCTCCCCATTATCGTCT TGGAGATGCCAACTGTATTACTCATGGCAGCAATGACCAATGTCCAAATT GCAAGACCTACCATGTATCAAGTGGTGAAGGAAATGGTGGACAAAATGGGTTACGAA GTTAGACTTGTTAGAGTCACCAAAAGAGTTCACGAGGCGTACTTTGCCCAGTTGTACCTTTCAAAG GTGGGTAATGCCTCGGACTGTATCAGCTTCGACCTTCGGCCTTCAGATGCAATTAATATAGCAGTTAGATGCAAG GTACCTATCCAAGTGAACAAGTACCTTGCATATAGTGATGGAATGAGAGTCATTGAGTCAGGAAAGCTAtcaacaccggcacctgcttcAGATGGTTTACTATTTATTGAACAAGACCG ACCAAATGGTCAAGCTTGTCTTGATACGAAAGAgtttaatattttgagaaaCATGATGCAAGCTGTTGATGAAGAGCGATATGATGAAGCCG CTGAGTGGAGAGACAAGCTTGGCCAGTTTCGGGCCAAACGTAACCTGAAGAAATACACATAA
- the LOC104702281 gene encoding bZIP transcription factor 44-like isoform X2 encodes MNNKTEMASSTSGNSSSTISITGLQNSGSESDLRGQRDLIDERKRKRKQSNRESARRSRMRKQKYLDDLTVQVTHLRKENAQLVAGIAVTTQHYVTIEAENDILRAQLLELNHRLQSLNEIVDFVEASSSSSGFGMETGQGLNDVGGGGFYDGVMNHMNLGFYNQSIMASASTAGDVFNCC; translated from the exons ATGAATAATAAAACTGAAATGGCGTCGTCGACTAGTGGAAATAGCTCGTCGACGATTTCAATAACCGGTTTACAAAACTCCGGTTCAGAGTCTGATCTCCGCGGGCAACGAGATCTGATCGACGAGAGGAAGCGGAAGAGGAAGCAGTCGAACAGAGAGTCAGCTAGGAG GTCGAGGATGAGGAAACAAAAGTATTTGGACGATCTCACTGTTCAGGTGACTCATCTACGTAAAGAAAACGCTCAGCTCGTCGCCGGGATCGCCGTCACCACGCAACACTACGTCACCATCGAAGCGGAGAACGACATTCTCAGAGCTCAGCTTCTTGAGCTCAACCACCGTCTCCAGTCCCTTAACGAGATCGTCGATTTCGTCGAAgcatcttcatcgtcttcagGGTTCGGTATGGAGACCGGTCAGGGGTTAAACGACGTCGGTGGAGGTGGATTTTACGATGGAGTGATGAATCATATGAATCTAGGGTTttataatcaatcaatcatggCTTCTGCTTCTACTGCTGGTGATGTTTTCAACTGTTGCTGA
- the LOC104702281 gene encoding bZIP transcription factor 44-like isoform X1 → MNNKTEMASSTSGNSSSTISITGLQNSGSESDLRGQRDLIDERKRKRKQSNRESARRSRMRKQKYLDDLTVQVTHLRKENAQLVAGIAVTTQHYVTIEAENDILRAQLLELNHRLQSLNEIVDFVEASSSSSGFGMETGQGLNDVGGGGFYDGVMNHMNLGFYNQSIMASASTAGDVFNCC, encoded by the coding sequence ATGAATAATAAAACTGAAATGGCGTCGTCGACTAGTGGAAATAGCTCGTCGACGATTTCAATAACCGGTTTACAAAACTCCGGTTCAGAGTCTGATCTCCGCGGGCAACGAGATCTGATCGACGAGAGGAAGCGGAAGAGGAAGCAGTCGAACAGAGAGTCAGCTAGGAGGTCGAGGATGAGGAAACAAAAGTATTTGGACGATCTCACTGTTCAGGTGACTCATCTACGTAAAGAAAACGCTCAGCTCGTCGCCGGGATCGCCGTCACCACGCAACACTACGTCACCATCGAAGCGGAGAACGACATTCTCAGAGCTCAGCTTCTTGAGCTCAACCACCGTCTCCAGTCCCTTAACGAGATCGTCGATTTCGTCGAAgcatcttcatcgtcttcagGGTTCGGTATGGAGACCGGTCAGGGGTTAAACGACGTCGGTGGAGGTGGATTTTACGATGGAGTGATGAATCATATGAATCTAGGGTTttataatcaatcaatcatggCTTCTGCTTCTACTGCTGGTGATGTTTTCAACTGTTGCTGA